The following is a genomic window from Zalophus californianus isolate mZalCal1 chromosome 10, mZalCal1.pri.v2, whole genome shotgun sequence.
taaaaatcaattaattaacatatagtgtcttattagtttcagaagtacagtttagtgattcatcacttgcataaaATACCcaatgctctttttattttttaagaccaactcatttatttgacacattaagtgaggcaaagaaaaatatatgcaacTGCATAAAAAGGATCACATTCTCATACTACTTGAACATACAGCAGTGGTCAAAAATATTGAATTGTGGAATGGATCCCAAGATTTAATGCAAAAAACACCCTGTACAGAAAAACTTCAGGCTTCTAACTTCACTGAATCCAATACTAAACATGCTTCCTTATATTCCTCAGTTTCTTCCAAGTCTTTTTCACTCTCTAATAACTGAAGAAGATCGGTATATGCTGCTTCCAACCTGCGCTGGCAATCTGGGATCATCATCCGGGACTCTTGCAGGATCTCTGCCTGCTTTTTAATGGCATAATTTTCACCAttttcagctttcatttttttgatcTTATCTTCTtgttgttttgcttctttctcatacatcattttttctttgaccaATCGC
Proteins encoded in this region:
- the LOC113933069 gene encoding tubulin-specific chaperone A-like, whose translation is MVTLALHPSFRGARGIMADPHVRQIKIKTSAVKRLVKEKMMYEKEAKQQEDKIKKMKAENGENYAIKKQAEILQESRMMIPDCQRRLEAAYTDLLQLLESEKDLEETEEYKEACLVLDSVKLEA